One window from the genome of Alkalihalobacillus sp. LMS6 encodes:
- a CDS encoding CTP synthase, translated as MAAKYIFVTGGVVSSLGKGITAASLGRLLKNRGLKVTIQKFDPYINVDPGTMSPYQHGEVFVTDDGAETDLDLGHYERFIDINLSQNSNVTTGRVYSTVLKKERRGDYLGGTVQVIPHVTNEIKERVLRAGRETGADVVITEIGGTVGDIESLPFLEAIRQIKSDIGMENVLYLHCTLIPYLKAAGEMKSKPTQHSVKELRSLGIQPNVIVVRTERPVPQDMKDKIALFCDIRKEAVIEAGDADTLYQVPLDLQAQKLDQIVCDHLHLNCAEANMDEWNALVERVSNLSKKVRIALVGKYVELQDAYLSVAEALRHAGYNVDADIEIDWVYSEQVNDENVAARLKDADGILVPGGFGDRGVEGKIAATRYARENKIPFLGICLGMQLASVEFARTVLGMNGAHSAELNPDTPYPVIDLLPEQKDVEDLGGTLRLGLYPCKLKEGSIAREAYGEEVVYERHRHRYEFNNEYRQQMEDAGFIFSGTSPDGRLVEIVEIADHPYFIASQFHPEFVSRPTRPQPLFREFVSKSLEMKEQ; from the coding sequence ATGGCAGCAAAATATATATTTGTTACAGGTGGCGTAGTTTCTTCACTAGGAAAAGGGATTACAGCTGCTTCATTAGGTCGTTTACTTAAAAATCGTGGATTGAAAGTGACGATTCAAAAATTCGATCCGTATATTAACGTCGATCCAGGGACAATGAGCCCGTATCAGCACGGTGAGGTATTCGTAACGGATGACGGCGCTGAAACGGACTTAGATTTAGGACATTATGAACGTTTTATTGATATTAACTTAAGTCAAAATTCAAATGTAACAACAGGTCGTGTGTATTCGACTGTATTAAAGAAAGAACGTCGCGGCGATTATCTTGGCGGTACGGTTCAAGTGATTCCGCATGTGACAAATGAAATTAAAGAGCGAGTTTTACGTGCTGGCCGTGAGACCGGAGCAGACGTCGTTATTACTGAGATTGGCGGTACAGTAGGTGATATTGAGAGCTTGCCTTTCTTAGAAGCAATTCGCCAAATAAAAAGCGACATTGGTATGGAAAATGTCCTCTATTTACACTGTACATTAATCCCTTACTTGAAAGCGGCTGGGGAAATGAAATCAAAACCAACCCAGCACTCTGTGAAAGAGTTACGTTCTTTAGGTATTCAACCAAATGTGATTGTTGTGCGTACAGAACGTCCAGTACCACAAGATATGAAGGACAAAATTGCGTTGTTCTGTGACATTCGCAAAGAAGCGGTGATTGAAGCAGGAGATGCAGATACGCTTTACCAAGTACCACTAGATCTTCAAGCACAAAAACTTGATCAAATCGTTTGCGATCATTTGCACTTAAACTGCGCCGAAGCAAACATGGATGAGTGGAATGCGCTTGTTGAACGTGTAAGCAATTTAAGCAAAAAAGTCCGTATTGCCCTTGTTGGAAAGTATGTTGAGCTACAAGACGCATACTTGTCTGTAGCCGAAGCGCTTCGTCATGCAGGGTACAATGTTGATGCAGATATTGAAATTGACTGGGTCTACTCTGAGCAAGTGAACGACGAAAATGTTGCGGCTCGCTTGAAAGATGCAGACGGTATTTTAGTTCCTGGTGGCTTTGGCGACCGTGGTGTGGAAGGGAAAATTGCAGCAACTCGCTACGCAAGAGAAAATAAAATTCCTTTCCTCGGTATTTGTTTAGGGATGCAGCTTGCATCTGTAGAGTTTGCCCGTACCGTGCTCGGCATGAACGGCGCGCATTCCGCGGAATTAAATCCTGATACGCCATATCCTGTTATTGATTTACTTCCAGAGCAAAAGGATGTGGAAGATTTAGGTGGTACACTACGTTTAGGTCTGTACCCTTGTAAGCTTAAAGAGGGATCAATTGCTCGTGAAGCGTATGGAGAAGAAGTGGTGTATGAGCGTCACCGCCATCGTTATGAGTTTAATAACGAATATCGCCAACAAATGGAAGACGCAGGGTTTATCTTCTCTGGGACAAGCCCAGATGGACGTCTTGTGGAGATCGTTGAAATTGCCGATCATCCATATTTTATCGCGAGTCAGTTCCATCCAGAGTTTGTGTCACGTCCAACACGTCCACAACCTTTATTTAGAGAATTTGTGTCAAAATCTCTAGAGATGAAAGAACAATAG
- a CDS encoding thymidine kinase — protein sequence MPQLFFKYGAMNSGKSFEILKVASNYEEQNKPVLLFTSGIDTRDEVGYVSSRVGLRRAAISVFADTNIFEVVKHAEQKPYCVLIDEVQFLSKEHVRQLAMIVDELSIPVMAFGLKNDFQNELFEGSRHMLIYADKIEEMKTICWFCHKKAIMNLRVDDKGKPIYTGDQIQIGGNDQYYPVCRKCHSNPPL from the coding sequence ATGCCACAACTGTTTTTTAAATACGGTGCAATGAATAGTGGAAAATCTTTTGAAATTTTAAAAGTGGCTTCCAATTATGAGGAGCAGAACAAACCTGTATTGTTGTTTACATCTGGCATAGATACGAGAGATGAAGTCGGGTATGTATCCAGTCGCGTAGGCTTAAGAAGAGCCGCGATTTCGGTTTTTGCAGATACGAATATTTTTGAAGTTGTAAAACATGCGGAACAAAAACCGTACTGTGTATTAATTGATGAGGTTCAATTTTTATCAAAAGAACATGTGCGCCAGCTTGCCATGATCGTCGACGAGTTATCCATACCAGTAATGGCGTTTGGATTGAAGAACGATTTTCAAAACGAGCTGTTTGAAGGTAGTCGGCATATGCTCATTTACGCAGATAAAATTGAAGAAATGAAAACCATTTGCTGGTTCTGTCATAAAAAAGCGATTATGAACTTACGCGTGGACGATAAAGGAAAGCCGATTTATACAGGGGATCAAATTCAAATCGGCGGCAACGATCAGTACTACCCCGTTTGCCGCAAATGTCACAGCAACCCTCCGTTGTAA
- the rho gene encoding transcription termination factor Rho, with the protein MSVSISELENMTLKELYQQAKTFKVSYYSKLTKKELIFAILKGQAEQDGLLFMEGVLEIIQSEGFGFLRPINYLPSTEDIYISASQIRRFDLRNGDKVSGKVRPPKDNERYHGLLHVEAVNGDSPESSRERPHFPALTPLYPDVKIDLESKPGRVSSRIIDMVSPVGFGQRGLIVAPPKAGKTSLMKEVANSIAEKHPSVELIVLLIDERPEEVTDMERSIKGEVVSSTFDEVPENHIKVAELVLERAMRLVEHKKDVVILMDSITRLARAYNLVIPPSGRTLSGGIDPAAFHRPKRFFGAARNIEEGGSLTILATALVDTGSRMDDVIYEEFKGTGNMELHLDRRLAERRIFPSIDIRRSGTRKEELLMPKSQLDKLWTIRKTMNESPDFTDQFIRRVKETKTNVEFFEEMQAEMTGKRRS; encoded by the coding sequence ATGAGCGTAAGTATTTCAGAATTAGAGAATATGACGTTAAAAGAATTGTATCAACAAGCCAAAACGTTTAAAGTCTCTTATTACAGTAAACTAACAAAAAAAGAACTAATTTTTGCTATTTTAAAAGGACAAGCGGAGCAAGACGGACTATTGTTTATGGAAGGCGTACTTGAAATCATCCAAAGTGAAGGTTTTGGCTTTTTACGACCAATTAATTACTTGCCAAGTACAGAAGATATTTATATTTCCGCATCTCAGATTAGACGATTTGATTTAAGAAACGGAGATAAAGTTTCAGGGAAAGTGCGTCCGCCTAAAGACAATGAGCGGTATCACGGTCTTCTTCATGTTGAAGCGGTTAATGGCGATTCACCTGAATCATCTAGAGAGCGACCTCATTTCCCGGCGCTAACGCCTCTTTATCCAGATGTGAAAATCGATTTAGAATCGAAGCCAGGTCGTGTGTCTTCGCGAATTATTGATATGGTCTCGCCAGTTGGATTTGGTCAACGTGGCTTAATAGTTGCCCCGCCAAAAGCAGGAAAGACTTCTTTAATGAAGGAAGTGGCCAACAGTATTGCTGAAAAGCACCCTTCTGTTGAACTGATCGTCTTATTAATTGACGAGCGTCCTGAAGAAGTAACAGACATGGAACGTTCCATAAAAGGAGAAGTTGTCAGCTCAACCTTTGATGAAGTTCCAGAAAACCATATTAAAGTGGCAGAACTCGTGTTGGAACGTGCGATGCGTCTCGTCGAACACAAAAAAGATGTGGTCATTTTAATGGACTCGATTACTCGTCTTGCTCGTGCGTACAATCTTGTCATTCCGCCAAGTGGACGTACGCTATCTGGGGGGATTGACCCAGCTGCTTTCCACCGTCCAAAACGATTCTTTGGTGCAGCGCGAAACATTGAAGAGGGCGGAAGCTTAACGATATTAGCGACTGCACTCGTTGATACAGGATCACGAATGGATGACGTCATTTACGAAGAATTTAAAGGGACAGGGAATATGGAGCTTCACTTAGACCGTCGTTTGGCAGAAAGAAGAATTTTCCCTTCCATCGATATTCGTCGTTCTGGTACACGAAAAGAAGAGCTTCTTATGCCGAAATCGCAGCTTGATAAGCTCTGGACAATCCGTAAAACCATGAATGAGTCGCCTGACTTTACCGACCAATTTATCCGTCGTGTGAAAGAAACAAAAACCAATGTCGAGTTTTTTGAAGAAATGCAGGCAGAAATGACTGGTAAACGTCGCTCTTAA
- a CDS encoding type B 50S ribosomal protein L31, with protein sequence MKAEIHPTYQKVVFLDTSTGFKFLTGSTRGSNETVEWEDGNTYPLIKVEISSDSHPFYTGKQKLADAGGRVDKFKKKYNL encoded by the coding sequence ATGAAAGCAGAAATCCATCCAACGTATCAAAAAGTTGTATTCTTAGATACGAGCACGGGCTTCAAGTTCCTAACTGGTTCTACTCGTGGTTCTAACGAAACAGTTGAGTGGGAAGATGGCAACACTTATCCACTTATTAAAGTTGAGATTTCTTCGGATTCACACCCATTCTACACTGGTAAGCAAAAGCTTGCTGATGCTGGTGGTCGTGTTGATAAATTCAAAAAGAAATACAACCTATAA
- a CDS encoding transglutaminase family protein, whose translation MKAEIVHTNRFYYDTSVEQSLNSFRLKPKTDELQRLLSYRVDINPNSTTAQSVDIWGNNVETFFIAESHQYLEIKTTSVVSVQRSPIINHLDYTPESKKIFHSEVFRRQYLASLKQTPYTNLSFEQSEEIVQKVGDPLNPITFSRDLMAYLYEVFTYDTEASNVQTLASESADTLKGVCQDYAHVMIGVLRSQRIPARYVSGYLYVGEDSALIGDAASHAWVEVMIPGIGWVGLDPTNNVEALENHIIVCTGRDYGDVSPVEGVYRGGGHSLDVSVGVHLLEK comes from the coding sequence ATGAAAGCAGAGATTGTTCATACAAACCGTTTTTATTATGATACTTCTGTTGAGCAAAGCTTAAACTCGTTTCGATTAAAACCGAAAACAGACGAGCTTCAGCGGTTACTTTCTTACCGAGTGGATATTAATCCGAATTCAACGACCGCTCAATCAGTTGATATATGGGGAAACAATGTCGAGACGTTCTTTATCGCAGAGTCGCATCAATATCTTGAAATTAAAACGACCTCTGTAGTAAGCGTACAGCGAAGTCCGATCATTAATCATCTCGATTACACACCAGAAAGTAAAAAAATTTTCCACTCTGAAGTATTCAGAAGGCAGTACTTAGCGAGTTTAAAACAAACACCATACACGAACTTATCATTTGAACAATCCGAGGAAATCGTTCAAAAAGTGGGCGATCCATTAAACCCCATTACGTTTTCTCGTGACTTAATGGCATATTTGTATGAAGTCTTTACGTATGACACTGAAGCGAGTAATGTTCAAACATTGGCATCAGAGTCGGCTGATACTTTAAAAGGTGTGTGCCAAGACTACGCCCATGTCATGATTGGTGTATTGCGTTCACAGCGAATTCCTGCGCGTTATGTGAGTGGCTATCTCTATGTAGGTGAAGATTCAGCTTTAATTGGAGATGCGGCTAGCCATGCGTGGGTAGAAGTCATGATACCTGGAATTGGATGGGTCGGTCTTGATCCTACAAACAACGTAGAAGCATTGGAAAACCATATTATTGTATGTACAGGCAGAGATTATGGCGATGTGAGTCCAGTAGAAGGTGTTTATCGTGGAGGCGGGCATTCGTTAGATGTCAGTGTCGGTGTCCATTTACTGGAGAAATAA
- a CDS encoding response regulator yields MEHNVMIVDDQFGIRVLLTEILQKDGYQMYQAANGKEALDIQEMEEIDIVLLDMKIPGMDGVEILKKMKERQPTIKVVMMTAYGELKMVNEALENGAISYMAKPFDIEDVRQVIRQNL; encoded by the coding sequence ATGGAACATAATGTGATGATCGTTGACGATCAATTTGGGATACGTGTACTGTTAACGGAAATTCTACAAAAAGACGGCTATCAGATGTATCAAGCGGCCAATGGAAAAGAGGCATTGGATATTCAAGAGATGGAGGAAATCGATATTGTCTTATTGGATATGAAAATTCCTGGTATGGACGGCGTTGAAATTTTAAAGAAAATGAAGGAACGTCAGCCAACGATTAAAGTTGTCATGATGACCGCATATGGGGAGTTAAAAATGGTCAATGAAGCACTTGAAAATGGTGCGATTAGCTATATGGCAAAACCATTTGATATTGAAGATGTAAGGCAAGTAATTCGTCAAAATCTCTAA
- a CDS encoding UDP-N-acetylglucosamine 1-carboxyvinyltransferase, translating to MHKLLIKGGQTLEGTVQISGAKNSAVALIPAAILADSPVVIDNLPSISDVELLAELLREIGGEVTMDDTQMRIEPEKMVAMPLPNGRVKKLRASYYLMGAMLGKFKKAVIGLPGGCNLGPRPIDQHIKGFEALGARVTNEQGAIYLRADELRGAKIYLDVVSVGATINIMLAAVKAKGQTIIENAAKEPEIIDVATLLSSMGAKIKGAGTNVIRIQGVTELKGCTHSIIPDRIEAGTYMIMAAAIGQRVQIDNVIPTHLDSITAKLREMGTKVEEKDDQMIVEGMIEKNGVDIKTLVYPGFPTDLQQPFTSLLVSAKGTSIVTDTIYDARFKHVDELRRMGANVKVEGRSAIVNGRSQLQGANVRASDLRAGAALIIAGLMADGVTEISGVEHIDRGYEHLEEKLRDLGAIVWREELNEEEIEQVNQS from the coding sequence ATGCATAAACTGCTAATTAAAGGTGGGCAAACCCTCGAAGGAACTGTACAAATTAGTGGCGCGAAGAACAGCGCGGTTGCCCTCATTCCAGCCGCTATTTTAGCAGATAGTCCAGTTGTGATTGATAATCTTCCATCTATTTCTGACGTAGAGCTCTTAGCCGAACTCTTACGCGAAATTGGTGGCGAGGTCACAATGGATGATACGCAGATGAGAATCGAGCCAGAAAAAATGGTGGCCATGCCTTTACCCAACGGCCGAGTGAAGAAACTTCGTGCTTCCTATTATTTAATGGGCGCGATGCTCGGGAAATTTAAAAAAGCGGTGATCGGTTTGCCAGGTGGATGTAATCTAGGGCCACGCCCGATTGACCAGCATATTAAAGGGTTTGAAGCGCTAGGTGCTCGTGTAACAAATGAACAAGGTGCCATTTATCTACGAGCAGATGAGCTGCGTGGTGCAAAGATCTATCTTGATGTTGTAAGTGTCGGCGCAACGATTAACATTATGTTGGCTGCGGTGAAAGCAAAAGGGCAAACGATTATTGAAAACGCTGCAAAAGAGCCGGAGATTATTGATGTTGCTACACTTCTTTCAAGCATGGGTGCCAAGATTAAAGGTGCAGGGACCAATGTCATTCGCATTCAAGGCGTAACGGAGTTAAAAGGATGCACACACTCGATTATTCCTGATCGGATTGAAGCAGGAACCTATATGATTATGGCTGCTGCAATAGGGCAGCGAGTTCAGATTGACAATGTGATTCCAACACATCTTGATTCGATTACGGCTAAGCTTAGAGAGATGGGTACGAAGGTCGAAGAAAAAGACGATCAAATGATTGTTGAAGGAATGATTGAAAAGAACGGCGTTGATATAAAAACGCTCGTCTATCCTGGCTTCCCAACTGATCTTCAGCAACCTTTTACGAGTCTTTTAGTTAGCGCAAAAGGCACGAGCATTGTAACGGATACGATTTATGATGCCCGCTTTAAACATGTAGATGAATTAAGACGCATGGGTGCAAATGTGAAAGTGGAAGGACGTTCAGCGATTGTAAATGGTCGTTCTCAGCTACAAGGAGCAAATGTCCGTGCGAGTGATTTACGTGCAGGAGCGGCACTTATTATTGCTGGATTAATGGCAGACGGTGTGACGGAAATTTCTGGGGTCGAACATATCGATCGTGGCTATGAACATCTAGAAGAGAAGCTTCGTGATTTAGGAGCAATTGTGTGGCGTGAAGAGTTAAACGAAGAAGAAATTGAGCAAGTGAATCAATCATAA
- the fsa gene encoding fructose-6-phosphate aldolase yields MKFFIDTANLSEIKEAHELGILDGVTTNPSLVAKENVEFHDRIKEIAAVVPGSVSAEVISLEADEMIREGKELAEIADNITVKVPMTVDGLKAVRALTEAGIDTNVTLIFSAAQALLAARAGATYVSPFLGRLDDIGHDGLNLITDIRTIFDTHGLDAQIIAASVRHPIHVNEAAKRGAHIATIPLKVIKQLTKHPLTDKGIEQFLSDWNK; encoded by the coding sequence ATGAAATTTTTTATCGATACGGCAAACCTTTCTGAAATAAAAGAAGCACACGAACTTGGAATTTTGGACGGAGTGACAACAAATCCTTCTTTAGTAGCAAAAGAAAATGTTGAATTTCATGACCGCATAAAAGAAATTGCTGCTGTTGTACCTGGAAGCGTCAGTGCAGAAGTCATTTCTCTTGAAGCGGACGAAATGATTCGAGAAGGAAAAGAACTTGCGGAAATTGCAGATAACATTACAGTAAAAGTACCGATGACAGTTGATGGATTAAAAGCGGTTCGTGCTTTGACAGAAGCAGGAATTGATACGAATGTAACGCTGATTTTTTCAGCAGCGCAAGCGTTGTTAGCAGCCCGTGCTGGTGCAACCTACGTATCACCCTTCTTAGGTCGCTTAGATGATATTGGTCATGATGGATTAAATTTAATTACAGATATTCGGACGATTTTTGATACACACGGATTAGACGCACAAATTATTGCAGCGAGCGTTAGACACCCGATTCATGTAAACGAAGCTGCAAAACGCGGTGCTCATATTGCAACGATTCCGCTTAAGGTGATTAAGCAATTAACAAAGCATCCGTTAACCGATAAAGGGATCGAACAATTTCTATCCGACTGGAATAAGTAA
- a CDS encoding FAD-dependent oxidoreductase: MKYVIIGGDAAGMSAAMQLVRNDAQAEITVLEKGDHYSYAQCGLPYWIGGDIDGEEKLVARDADTYRIKHGIDARTQHEVTSIDVKEKRVAGSNFDIPYDKLLIASGARPFIPDWENKDLNGIYTLKTIPDAKKIIERLEGKRRNITVIGGGSIGLEIAENVCKAGHQVRILERSARLAMNFDKEMTDHIHEKAIDEGIQLDLNHDIQGFKSDEQGNVTAVVTNLSECKTDLVIVAVGVRPNTDFLASTGIHLDQNRAIKVNRYMETNVEDIYAAGDCATQYHRLTDKDTYFPLGTHANKQGRIAGLNMCGKPRVFKGIVGTQIYQFFDLALARTGLSSREIEELGFPYKCVQAKLPHVAAYYPTHEPLLIRLQYNEKTGEVLGGQFIGTKGVDKRCDVLATALYHGMTMQDLEELDLGYSPPFNSVWDPLQQTARRRT; this comes from the coding sequence GTGAAATATGTCATAATTGGCGGTGATGCGGCAGGTATGAGTGCAGCGATGCAGCTTGTACGGAACGATGCCCAAGCAGAAATAACCGTTTTAGAAAAAGGAGACCATTATTCATACGCACAGTGCGGACTTCCTTACTGGATTGGCGGCGATATTGATGGGGAAGAAAAACTTGTCGCACGTGACGCAGACACGTACCGAATTAAACACGGCATTGATGCGCGAACTCAACATGAAGTCACATCCATTGATGTTAAAGAAAAGCGTGTAGCAGGAAGCAATTTTGACATCCCCTACGATAAATTATTAATCGCATCTGGCGCTAGACCCTTTATACCTGATTGGGAGAATAAAGATTTAAACGGAATTTATACATTAAAAACCATTCCAGATGCAAAGAAAATTATCGAGCGTCTAGAAGGAAAACGACGCAATATTACAGTAATCGGCGGAGGATCAATCGGTCTCGAGATTGCGGAAAATGTTTGCAAAGCCGGTCACCAAGTACGCATTCTTGAACGATCCGCACGACTCGCGATGAATTTTGATAAAGAAATGACCGATCACATTCATGAGAAAGCAATTGATGAAGGGATTCAACTTGATTTAAATCATGATATTCAAGGATTTAAAAGCGACGAACAAGGCAATGTGACTGCGGTAGTGACAAATTTATCTGAATGTAAAACAGACCTCGTCATTGTAGCAGTAGGCGTTCGCCCTAACACAGATTTTCTAGCTAGTACCGGCATCCACCTTGATCAAAACAGAGCTATTAAAGTAAACCGCTACATGGAAACGAATGTAGAAGACATCTATGCAGCTGGAGATTGCGCAACGCAGTACCATCGCTTAACAGATAAAGATACGTACTTCCCACTCGGTACACACGCTAATAAACAAGGGAGAATTGCCGGTTTAAATATGTGCGGAAAACCTCGAGTCTTTAAAGGAATCGTCGGCACACAGATTTATCAATTTTTCGATTTAGCGTTAGCACGAACAGGCTTGTCTTCACGAGAAATTGAAGAATTAGGTTTTCCTTACAAGTGTGTACAAGCTAAGCTCCCTCACGTAGCAGCTTATTACCCGACCCATGAGCCTCTTCTTATTCGGCTTCAATACAACGAAAAAACAGGCGAAGTATTAGGAGGTCAATTTATCGGTACAAAAGGTGTCGACAAACGATGTGATGTGCTCGCAACGGCGTTGTACCACGGCATGACTATGCAAGACCTTGAAGAGCTTGATTTAGGCTATTCACCACCGTTTAATAGCGTATGGGACCCTCTTCAACAAACAGCTCGCAGACGAACGTAG
- the fba gene encoding class II fructose-1,6-bisphosphate aldolase, which yields MPLVSMKDMLNKAKAESYAVGQFNLNNLEFTQAILQAAEEEQSPVILGVSEGAARYMGGFKTIVGLVENLMEEYNVTVPVAIHLDHGSSFEKCVEAIHAGFTSVMIDGSHYPLEENIALTKKVVDVAHALGVSVEAELGRIGGQEDDLIVDDAEAAYAIPEECKALVEATNVDCFAPALGSVHGPYKGEPNLGFDHMKTIDSLVGIPLVLHGGTGIPTKDVQKAIEFGHAKINVNTESQISSAKAVRETLAAQPEQYDPRKYLGPARDAIKATVAGKMKEFGSSNKA from the coding sequence ATGCCTTTAGTATCGATGAAAGACATGTTGAACAAAGCGAAAGCAGAAAGCTACGCAGTTGGTCAATTTAATTTAAACAACTTAGAGTTCACTCAAGCAATTCTACAAGCAGCTGAGGAAGAACAATCACCTGTAATTCTTGGTGTTTCTGAAGGTGCTGCTCGATATATGGGTGGTTTTAAGACAATTGTGGGATTAGTAGAGAACCTTATGGAAGAGTACAACGTTACGGTTCCAGTTGCGATTCACTTAGACCACGGTTCAAGTTTTGAGAAATGTGTAGAAGCGATTCATGCTGGATTTACATCTGTTATGATTGATGGTTCTCACTATCCACTAGAAGAAAACATTGCACTTACGAAAAAAGTAGTGGATGTTGCTCATGCGCTTGGTGTTTCTGTTGAAGCAGAGCTAGGTCGTATTGGTGGACAAGAAGACGATTTAATTGTTGATGATGCTGAAGCAGCTTATGCGATTCCTGAAGAGTGTAAAGCGCTTGTTGAAGCAACGAATGTTGATTGCTTTGCGCCAGCTTTAGGTTCTGTACACGGACCTTACAAAGGTGAACCAAACCTTGGGTTCGATCACATGAAAACAATCGATTCTCTAGTTGGAATTCCATTAGTTCTTCATGGTGGAACAGGTATCCCAACAAAAGATGTTCAAAAAGCGATTGAGTTTGGACATGCGAAAATTAACGTAAACACAGAAAGTCAGATTTCTTCAGCTAAAGCTGTTCGTGAAACACTAGCAGCTCAACCTGAACAGTATGACCCACGTAAATATTTGGGGCCTGCTCGCGACGCGATTAAAGCAACTGTCGCTGGTAAAATGAAAGAGTTTGGTTCTTCAAATAAAGCGTAA
- a CDS encoding DUF2529 family protein, whose protein sequence is MDKIYTTQLIGLLKKMTEVHLEELENAARLLSQSIIANGTIYVKGIKELSALEEAVSSGFEPFPNVKIYDQQAPTALDRFLLFSPDGQDQETESILSTCQQEGTPVILIVTEKEYTGSHLVDSLFALGASKGLTPNEKGERVGHPGLLAALYLSNQLYLNIDDILNEIED, encoded by the coding sequence ATGGATAAAATTTATACGACTCAACTAATCGGTTTGTTAAAAAAGATGACTGAGGTTCACCTAGAAGAATTAGAGAATGCAGCAAGACTTTTATCCCAATCGATCATTGCAAATGGGACGATTTATGTCAAGGGAATTAAGGAGCTCAGTGCTCTTGAAGAAGCGGTCTCGTCTGGATTTGAGCCCTTCCCTAATGTGAAAATCTACGACCAACAAGCACCCACAGCTTTAGACCGTTTTCTCCTTTTTTCGCCAGATGGACAGGACCAAGAGACTGAATCGATTTTATCTACGTGCCAACAAGAAGGAACGCCCGTCATTTTAATCGTTACAGAAAAAGAGTACACAGGGTCTCACCTTGTAGATAGTTTGTTTGCACTCGGGGCTTCAAAAGGCCTAACACCAAATGAAAAAGGGGAGCGTGTCGGACATCCTGGATTACTCGCCGCGCTTTACTTGTCGAACCAACTTTATTTAAATATAGACGACATCCTTAACGAAATTGAAGACTAG
- the glpX gene encoding class II fructose-bisphosphatase has protein sequence MERSLSMELVRVTEAAALASGRWMGRGNKEEADRAATEAMRDVFDTIPMKGTVVIGEGEMDEAPMLYIGEKLGNGYGPRVDVAVDPLEGTNILAYGQWNALAVLAVADHGNLLHAPDMYMDKLAVGPESVGKVDIDAPVLDNLKAVAKAKNKDIEDLVVTLLNRPRHEKLIHDIRKAGARIKLLSDGDVAAAVNTGFDDTGVDLLMGSGGAPEGVLAAAGLKCLGGDFQGKLLPQSDLELARCKEMGITDVNKILRMEDLVRGDDCIFAATGVTDGELLTGVRYKGTKANTQSLVMRAKSGTVRFVDGTHSMKKKPDLVMR, from the coding sequence ATGGAACGTAGTTTATCAATGGAACTTGTCCGCGTGACAGAAGCGGCTGCGCTTGCTTCTGGTCGTTGGATGGGTCGAGGGAACAAAGAAGAGGCAGATCGAGCGGCAACAGAAGCAATGAGAGACGTGTTCGACACGATCCCGATGAAAGGGACGGTTGTTATTGGTGAAGGGGAAATGGACGAAGCACCAATGCTTTATATTGGGGAAAAGTTAGGCAATGGCTACGGTCCTCGTGTAGATGTTGCAGTTGACCCTCTTGAAGGAACGAATATTCTTGCATATGGTCAGTGGAATGCATTAGCCGTTCTAGCGGTTGCGGATCATGGTAATTTGCTGCACGCGCCGGATATGTATATGGATAAGCTCGCAGTTGGCCCTGAATCTGTAGGGAAAGTGGATATTGATGCCCCTGTCCTTGATAATCTAAAAGCGGTTGCGAAAGCAAAAAATAAAGATATTGAAGATCTTGTTGTGACGCTATTGAATCGACCTCGCCATGAGAAATTAATTCATGACATTCGAAAAGCTGGTGCACGAATTAAATTACTGTCTGATGGCGATGTCGCTGCTGCTGTAAATACCGGCTTTGACGATACCGGTGTCGACTTATTAATGGGTTCAGGTGGAGCGCCAGAAGGTGTTCTTGCTGCTGCAGGACTTAAATGTTTAGGTGGCGATTTCCAAGGAAAACTATTGCCACAATCAGACCTTGAGCTTGCACGCTGTAAAGAGATGGGCATTACAGATGTAAATAAAATTCTTCGTATGGAAGATTTAGTTCGCGGAGACGATTGCATATTCGCAGCTACAGGCGTTACGGATGGAGAATTGCTTACTGGAGTTCGTTACAAAGGAACGAAAGCAAATACCCAGTCCCTTGTTATGCGTGCAAAATCAGGCACAGTACGATTTGTCGACGGTACGCATAGTATGAAGAAAAAACCAGACCTTGTTATGCGCTAA